The following are encoded together in the Flavihumibacter fluvii genome:
- a CDS encoding 3-hydroxyacyl-CoA dehydrogenase family protein — MINAVNAAPGDLPKAFIRFNGWAGFEAGQVLEIAGCAGEVPEIVLQFAMACGLTCISVPDQPGMVRPRVVAMIINEAYHALGEGVSTVAEIDIAMKLGTNYPFGPFEWGDLIGLHRVKELLDKMAQIDHKYQPAPSLVAAV; from the coding sequence TTGATAAACGCAGTAAATGCGGCGCCTGGTGATTTGCCAAAGGCATTTATCCGGTTTAACGGGTGGGCTGGATTTGAAGCCGGGCAGGTACTGGAAATAGCCGGTTGTGCGGGTGAAGTCCCGGAGATTGTATTGCAGTTCGCCATGGCTTGTGGATTAACCTGTATTTCAGTACCGGATCAGCCAGGTATGGTAAGGCCAAGGGTGGTGGCAATGATCATCAATGAAGCATACCATGCCTTAGGGGAAGGTGTAAGCACTGTAGCAGAAATTGATATCGCCATGAAATTAGGCACAAATTATCCCTTTGGCCCTTTTGAGTGGGGCGATCTGATCGGATTGCACAGGGTGAAGGAATTATTGGATAAAATGGCCCAAATTGATCATAAATACCAGCCCGCTCCGAGCCTCGTAGCAGCTGTATAA
- the tsaB gene encoding tRNA (adenosine(37)-N6)-threonylcarbamoyltransferase complex dimerization subunit type 1 TsaB: MSKILIIDTAIDVAGLCLCDGTHIIGEDRNATLKDQAGWLQPAIARLLKKAGLPLSSLEAIAVSAGPGSYTGLRVGMATAKGLCYALSKPLISMNTLKIMAISAKKQLGENSFFCPMIDARRMEVFTALYDNQLVELMPPQAMILEPTSFDGWLSRSTVIFFGNGAPKYKNLLKNDQAIFRDISLNVSDSAVLAAEMYARNEFSDLAYTEPFYIKPFYSPLIGNS, encoded by the coding sequence ATGTCAAAAATCCTGATTATTGATACTGCAATTGATGTGGCCGGACTCTGCCTTTGTGATGGGACGCATATAATTGGAGAAGACAGGAACGCTACCTTAAAAGATCAGGCGGGTTGGCTACAACCTGCAATAGCAAGGCTCCTTAAAAAGGCAGGCCTTCCGTTATCTTCATTGGAAGCCATCGCAGTTTCTGCTGGTCCGGGTTCCTATACCGGATTAAGGGTAGGAATGGCTACCGCCAAAGGGCTTTGTTATGCCCTTTCAAAACCATTGATTTCCATGAATACCTTGAAAATAATGGCCATATCTGCCAAAAAGCAATTAGGGGAAAACAGTTTTTTCTGCCCGATGATTGATGCACGGAGGATGGAAGTTTTTACCGCACTATATGATAATCAATTGGTTGAATTAATGCCGCCACAGGCGATGATCCTTGAACCGACAAGTTTTGATGGCTGGCTTTCGCGATCGACAGTAATTTTCTTTGGGAATGGGGCACCAAAATACAAGAACCTGTTAAAAAACGACCAGGCAATTTTCAGGGATATTTCATTAAATGTGTCTGACAGTGCAGTTTTAGCGGCTGAAATGTATGCCAGAAATGAATTTTCTGACCTTGCCTATACAGAACCTTTTTATATTAAACCCTTCTACTCGCCCCTAATTGGAAATTCGTGA
- a CDS encoding ArsR/SmtB family transcription factor, translating into MNTVASNFVLVNEAEGSEMKVDFLHVKKAALTLRAMNHKLRQQIMRLLEENDKLTVTEIYVRLRLEQSVASQHLAILRRAGIVRTERDGKFIYYRLNEPRILEISRCVEDIIN; encoded by the coding sequence ATGAACACAGTAGCATCAAATTTTGTATTGGTAAACGAGGCAGAAGGCTCCGAAATGAAAGTAGATTTCTTACATGTTAAAAAAGCGGCTCTTACCCTAAGGGCTATGAACCACAAACTTCGGCAGCAGATCATGAGGTTGTTGGAAGAGAATGACAAGTTAACCGTTACCGAAATTTATGTTCGGTTAAGGCTGGAACAGTCCGTTGCTTCACAACACCTTGCTATTTTGCGCAGGGCGGGTATTGTTCGTACAGAGCGGGATGGTAAGTTCATTTACTACCGTTTGAACGAGCCCCGGATCCTTGAAATCAGCCGTTGTGTGGAAGATATCATTAATTAA
- a CDS encoding MBL fold metallo-hydrolase has product MFIQQLYTSCLSEAAYYVESNGEAAIIDPLRDVSEYIELASSRNATIKYIFETHFHADFISGHLDLAKITGAPIVFGPGTQTRYPIHKAADGERFSLGDISIEVLHTPGHTLESSCYLLRDEQDRPHAIFTGDTLFVGDVGRPDLSSGHLSKEELAAMLFESLNHKIVVLPDNVIVYPAHGPGSSCGKQLGPETFSTIGIQKQTNYALKEQNMDAFIQAVTEGLPEIPQYFPINARINKEGYGPLEEVLKKGLQPISVAALQQKIAGESPVLVDTRPSAEFGNGFIPGSISIGLDGRYAEWAGSLLPFNAEIILICHDGKEEESLIRLARVGFENIHGYLKGGFSAWQKAGAPIDLIIEVEADELAMDLPHDPNLLVVDVRKSAEFAEGHVQGAMNLPLADMNDPASMALFEDHHNIYLHCAGGYRSIIAASLLKRQGIHNIRNISGGWNAIKEQTGIPVEKEASMLN; this is encoded by the coding sequence ATGTTTATCCAGCAATTATATACCTCATGTCTAAGTGAGGCCGCCTATTATGTAGAAAGTAACGGTGAAGCTGCTATTATTGACCCTTTAAGGGATGTTTCTGAATATATTGAGCTTGCATCATCCCGAAACGCCACCATCAAGTATATTTTTGAAACGCATTTTCATGCTGATTTTATCAGCGGGCATTTAGACCTGGCCAAAATAACCGGGGCGCCTATTGTTTTTGGACCTGGTACCCAAACCCGTTACCCAATACACAAAGCAGCAGATGGGGAGCGGTTTTCCCTTGGAGACATCAGCATTGAAGTACTGCATACACCAGGCCATACACTGGAATCATCTTGCTACCTCTTGCGTGATGAGCAGGACCGGCCACATGCAATATTTACTGGAGATACTCTTTTCGTAGGGGATGTTGGCCGGCCCGACCTTAGCAGTGGCCATTTATCCAAAGAGGAACTGGCCGCAATGTTATTTGAATCGCTCAACCATAAAATTGTTGTACTACCAGATAACGTAATTGTTTATCCGGCGCATGGACCAGGTAGTAGCTGTGGAAAACAACTTGGTCCTGAAACCTTCAGCACCATTGGTATTCAAAAACAAACCAACTATGCGCTGAAGGAACAAAACATGGATGCCTTTATCCAGGCAGTAACCGAAGGCCTGCCGGAAATCCCTCAATATTTTCCCATCAATGCGCGGATCAATAAAGAAGGATATGGCCCATTGGAGGAAGTCCTGAAAAAAGGACTTCAACCCATATCCGTAGCAGCACTGCAACAGAAAATTGCTGGAGAATCACCGGTACTGGTAGATACCCGGCCTTCAGCAGAATTTGGGAATGGATTTATTCCAGGCTCCATCAGCATCGGGCTGGATGGCAGGTATGCTGAATGGGCGGGCAGCCTGCTTCCGTTCAATGCTGAAATAATCCTCATCTGCCATGATGGAAAGGAAGAAGAATCGCTGATCAGGCTAGCAAGGGTCGGATTTGAGAATATTCATGGATACCTGAAAGGAGGATTTTCTGCATGGCAAAAAGCCGGTGCTCCAATCGATTTAATTATCGAAGTAGAGGCCGATGAGCTGGCAATGGATCTTCCGCATGACCCTAACCTTTTAGTTGTGGATGTTCGAAAATCTGCAGAATTTGCGGAAGGCCATGTTCAGGGTGCTATGAATCTTCCCCTGGCAGATATGAACGACCCGGCTTCCATGGCGCTATTTGAAGATCACCATAACATTTACCTTCATTGCGCAGGAGGATACAGAAGTATTATTGCCGCTTCCTTACTGAAAAGGCAGGGAATTCATAATATCCGGAATATTTCCGGAGGCTGGAATGCCATTAAAGAACAAACTGGAATTCCTGTCGAAAAGGAAGCAAGTATGCTGAACTAA
- a CDS encoding response regulator transcription factor, producing the protein MKQPFKVALVEDHILLRKGLASLVDGFQDYRVLFEASNGKELITHLDPGNLPDLVLMDVNMPEMDGYSSTGWLKRLYPDVLTLALSMYDSENAIIRMFKAGARGYVVKYCDPADLRQAMDSLMQKGFYYSELVTGRLIHTINRYDDEMEESLNPISVLNDREIEFLRYACTELTYKEIASKMYLSPRTIDGYRDALFDKLQLKTRVGLVTFAIKNGIVTV; encoded by the coding sequence ATGAAGCAGCCATTCAAAGTTGCATTGGTAGAGGACCATATCCTTTTACGTAAAGGACTAGCTTCCCTGGTGGATGGATTCCAGGATTATCGTGTGCTTTTTGAGGCATCGAACGGTAAGGAACTGATCACCCACCTGGATCCGGGCAACCTACCCGACCTTGTGCTTATGGATGTCAATATGCCTGAGATGGATGGTTACTCCTCCACCGGTTGGTTAAAACGGCTTTATCCCGATGTTCTCACGCTGGCATTATCAATGTATGATTCAGAAAATGCCATCATACGGATGTTTAAGGCAGGGGCACGGGGATATGTCGTGAAATACTGCGACCCCGCTGACTTGAGACAGGCGATGGATTCCCTTATGCAAAAGGGGTTTTATTATTCAGAATTGGTGACCGGCAGGCTAATACATACCATCAATCGGTATGATGATGAAATGGAGGAATCGCTAAACCCAATCTCTGTTCTTAATGACCGGGAAATCGAATTCCTGCGCTATGCCTGCACAGAACTCACCTATAAAGAAATAGCCAGCAAAATGTACCTGAGCCCACGCACCATTGATGGTTACCGTGATGCCCTGTTCGACAAGCTGCAATTGAAAACCAGGGTTGGCCTGGTCACTTTTGCGATCAAGAATGGGATTGTTACAGTATGA
- a CDS encoding lysophospholipid acyltransferase family protein, whose translation MYYLVYGFFYLFSLLPMWVMYGISDFVCWLLFGVFGYRREVVYKNLALAFPEKSVQERKAIAKKFEQNFTDTFLETIKLFSASKAWVMKRVSGDLKAIEDLYDKGLRCQVHLGHNFNWELAQIGFSYLSRYTFLGVYMPLKSKAMDRLFIRLRSRSGTILLPANEMRKGLLPYRNTQYLLGLAADQVPGNVHKAMWLNFFGIPSAFTAGPEKGARAGDIPVIFLHITKEKRGHYFMHSKLATEHPANLPAGELTRQYRDFLEKVIRERPDMWLWSHRRWKKSWQPEFSRNWIDNEPPPEKVIHPYETITT comes from the coding sequence ATGTATTACCTGGTCTATGGTTTTTTTTACCTTTTTTCCTTACTCCCGATGTGGGTCATGTATGGGATCAGCGATTTTGTTTGCTGGCTTTTGTTTGGTGTTTTTGGCTACAGGCGGGAAGTGGTCTATAAGAACCTGGCACTGGCCTTTCCGGAAAAATCAGTCCAGGAAAGAAAAGCCATTGCCAAAAAGTTTGAACAAAATTTCACTGACACCTTCCTGGAAACCATTAAGTTGTTTTCAGCCAGTAAGGCATGGGTAATGAAAAGAGTATCAGGTGATCTTAAGGCTATAGAAGACCTTTATGATAAAGGCTTACGCTGCCAGGTTCACCTGGGACATAATTTTAACTGGGAGTTGGCTCAAATTGGATTTTCCTATTTGTCGAGATACACTTTTCTGGGGGTGTATATGCCTTTGAAAAGTAAAGCAATGGACAGGCTTTTCATCCGACTCAGGAGCCGTTCAGGTACAATTTTATTGCCCGCAAATGAAATGCGTAAAGGCCTGCTTCCTTACCGGAATACGCAATACCTGCTTGGCCTGGCGGCCGACCAGGTTCCGGGTAATGTACACAAAGCCATGTGGCTGAATTTCTTTGGAATACCTTCAGCTTTTACAGCTGGACCGGAAAAAGGAGCAAGGGCAGGTGATATCCCGGTTATTTTTTTACATATTACCAAAGAAAAAAGGGGGCACTATTTTATGCACAGTAAGCTGGCCACTGAACATCCGGCAAACTTGCCAGCAGGAGAACTTACCCGCCAATACCGCGATTTTCTGGAAAAAGTGATCCGGGAGCGGCCTGATATGTGGTTATGGAGCCACCGACGATGGAAAAAAAGCTGGCAACCGGAATTTTCACGAAATTGGATAGACAACGAACCGCCACCAGAGAAAGTCATCCATCCCTATGAAACTATCACCACCTGA
- the nadB gene encoding L-aspartate oxidase yields the protein MKQTDFLVIGSGIAGLTFALKMASRFPEKKITLVTKANADETNTKYAQGGIAGVTDFENDSFEKHINDTLIAGDGLCNPKVVEIVVKEGVERIRELIDWGAQFDKDDSGEYALGMEGGHSEYRILHHKDVTGKEMERALIEKVQQYANIEFIKHWFVIELITQHHLGYLVTKSTPDIQCYGVYALNTNNNQVEKILAGITYLATGGNGQVYRSTTNPSIATGDGVAMVYRAKGRIENMEFIQFHPTALYEPGVGGQAFLITEAVRGDGGILRNKKGDAFMERYDDRKDLAPRDIVARAIDSEMKITGTEYVYLDCRHMDKEKFLHHFPNIYEKCLSIGIDITQHMIPVAPAAHYSCGGIKTDEWGRTSIRNLYAAGECASTGLHGANRLASNSLLEAMVFGHRAYENAAIEKPSTLSPEMVPDWDTKGTTDPREMILITQSLKELQLLMSDYVGIVRTNVRLERAMKRLDLLWTETEQLYQSTKVSPQLGELRNMISVAFLIVKGAQFRKESRGLHFNTDYPEKSPLVQNIVL from the coding sequence ATGAAGCAAACAGATTTCCTTGTCATCGGTTCGGGAATTGCAGGATTAACCTTTGCCCTGAAAATGGCATCCCGGTTTCCCGAAAAAAAGATCACCCTGGTCACAAAGGCCAATGCAGACGAAACCAATACCAAATATGCACAAGGCGGAATAGCGGGAGTAACCGATTTCGAAAACGATAGTTTTGAAAAACACATTAATGATACCCTTATTGCCGGAGATGGTCTGTGTAACCCAAAGGTGGTGGAGATCGTTGTAAAGGAAGGTGTAGAGAGGATAAGGGAACTGATCGATTGGGGTGCCCAATTCGACAAAGATGATTCGGGTGAATATGCCCTCGGCATGGAGGGTGGCCATAGTGAATACCGCATCCTCCACCACAAAGATGTTACCGGCAAGGAAATGGAAAGGGCCCTGATCGAAAAAGTGCAGCAATACGCCAATATTGAATTCATCAAACATTGGTTCGTGATAGAGCTCATTACCCAGCATCACCTGGGTTACCTTGTCACCAAAAGCACGCCCGATATCCAGTGTTACGGTGTGTATGCTTTGAATACCAATAACAACCAGGTAGAAAAAATACTGGCGGGAATAACCTATTTAGCAACAGGTGGAAATGGCCAGGTGTACCGTTCAACCACCAACCCTTCCATTGCAACAGGTGATGGCGTGGCCATGGTGTACCGGGCCAAGGGTCGCATAGAGAATATGGAATTTATCCAGTTTCATCCAACTGCACTGTATGAACCTGGAGTTGGTGGACAAGCCTTCCTTATTACAGAAGCTGTGCGTGGTGATGGCGGTATTTTACGCAATAAAAAGGGCGATGCTTTTATGGAACGGTATGATGACCGCAAAGACCTTGCACCCCGTGATATCGTTGCCAGGGCCATCGACAGTGAAATGAAGATCACGGGTACTGAATATGTTTACCTTGATTGCAGGCATATGGACAAGGAAAAATTCCTCCATCATTTTCCCAACATCTATGAAAAGTGCTTGTCCATCGGCATTGATATCACCCAGCATATGATCCCGGTAGCTCCAGCCGCGCACTATAGCTGCGGCGGCATTAAAACCGATGAATGGGGAAGAACATCCATCCGTAACCTTTATGCTGCGGGTGAATGTGCTTCAACCGGATTACATGGTGCCAACCGGCTTGCCAGTAATTCCCTGCTTGAAGCCATGGTTTTTGGTCATAGGGCCTATGAAAATGCAGCTATCGAAAAACCTTCCACATTATCCCCGGAAATGGTGCCCGATTGGGACACCAAAGGCACTACCGATCCTCGCGAAATGATCCTGATCACACAAAGTCTCAAGGAACTCCAGTTGCTGATGAGTGATTATGTAGGCATTGTACGTACCAATGTGCGATTGGAAAGGGCGATGAAAAGGCTCGACCTGCTGTGGACCGAAACTGAACAATTATACCAGTCCACCAAGGTTTCGCCGCAATTGGGTGAACTTAGGAATATGATCAGCGTAGCCTTCCTGATCGTTAAAGGGGCCCAATTCAGAAAAGAAAGCAGGGGCCTGCATTTCAATACAGATTATCCCGAAAAAAGTCCATTGGTGCAGAATATTGTATTATAA
- a CDS encoding lysoplasmalogenase: protein MQGKGWLYGYGLTAILHGLSILANWGLVRFVTKPLLMIVLLVFFLLGTNGSTRFRKWISAALLCSWLGDIFLMNEGETYFIAGLASFLVAHLCYIFFFMAIRRKNAQAGPWNIVILAALALYAGLFYFFLAPHLTPTLKLPVLVYALVIAAMFVMAFHAFNNKKSDAALWCITGAALFILSDSLLAINSFVQAFSGAGLAIMGTYILAQLAIVLGAKQLLNSKLNTV from the coding sequence ATGCAGGGCAAAGGATGGCTCTATGGATATGGACTGACAGCAATCCTGCATGGGTTGTCTATCCTGGCCAACTGGGGCCTGGTGAGGTTTGTTACAAAGCCACTGCTGATGATCGTGTTGCTGGTGTTTTTTTTGTTGGGCACAAATGGAAGCACCCGGTTTCGCAAGTGGATCAGCGCAGCGTTATTGTGCTCGTGGCTGGGCGATATCTTTCTGATGAATGAAGGTGAAACCTATTTTATTGCCGGATTGGCTTCATTCCTTGTTGCACATCTCTGTTATATCTTTTTCTTTATGGCTATCCGGCGAAAAAACGCCCAGGCCGGGCCCTGGAATATCGTCATCCTGGCTGCACTGGCCCTTTATGCAGGCCTGTTCTATTTCTTCCTTGCACCACACCTCACCCCGACATTAAAATTACCCGTTTTGGTGTATGCTTTAGTGATAGCCGCCATGTTCGTGATGGCTTTTCACGCATTCAACAATAAAAAATCAGATGCTGCCCTTTGGTGTATCACCGGTGCTGCATTATTTATACTTTCAGACAGCCTGCTTGCCATCAATAGTTTCGTGCAGGCATTTTCAGGAGCAGGCCTTGCAATCATGGGCACCTATATACTGGCACAGCTAGCCATTGTATTAGGTGCAAAACAACTGCTGAATTCTAAATTGAATACTGTATGA
- a CDS encoding aldose 1-epimerase has protein sequence MSFRISKAVTNGITLVHLHDDQQSVTVSIAPDFGAMLHAFEVPLENGPYNIINNYMSAENIAQTLTSSYKSSKLSPFPCRIKNAQYTLAGQLYEFPNKFPDGSAIHGLLFNKKFTITAEAVTEFMASVDFTYSYKAEDPGYPFNYTCTIRYTLFPGKTLQLQTILRNDDTVTIPMADGWHPYFRLNAPIDDCTLQFPATGMLEFDDHLIPTGHIVDFSDFNEARQLGNRKLDNCFLVNENAGQPICTFSNPAAKLSLCFIADENYPFLQIYTPEDRHSIAIENLSAAPDSFNNKMGLLLLEPGTQKTLTLHYQVKTGESA, from the coding sequence ATGAGTTTCCGCATTTCAAAGGCTGTAACCAACGGGATTACCCTGGTTCACCTGCACGACGACCAGCAATCTGTTACTGTTTCCATTGCGCCAGACTTCGGAGCCATGTTACATGCTTTCGAAGTACCCCTTGAAAATGGCCCATATAATATCATAAATAATTATATGAGCGCAGAGAATATCGCACAAACACTAACTTCAAGTTACAAGAGCAGCAAACTTTCGCCGTTTCCCTGCCGCATCAAAAACGCCCAATATACCCTGGCCGGGCAATTGTATGAGTTTCCTAATAAATTTCCCGACGGATCTGCTATCCATGGCCTATTGTTCAATAAAAAATTCACCATAACGGCGGAAGCGGTAACTGAATTTATGGCTTCGGTCGACTTTACCTATTCCTACAAAGCAGAGGACCCGGGCTACCCTTTTAACTATACCTGCACTATCCGCTACACCCTTTTTCCAGGTAAAACCCTGCAACTGCAGACAATTCTTAGAAATGACGATACCGTCACTATTCCTATGGCAGACGGCTGGCATCCATATTTCAGGCTGAATGCCCCAATAGATGACTGTACGCTCCAATTTCCGGCGACGGGTATGCTTGAATTTGATGACCACCTTATCCCCACCGGACATATAGTCGATTTTTCAGATTTTAACGAAGCCAGGCAATTAGGCAACAGAAAACTCGACAATTGTTTCCTGGTGAATGAAAATGCAGGTCAACCCATTTGCACCTTCAGCAATCCGGCTGCAAAATTGAGCCTCTGTTTCATAGCCGACGAAAATTACCCCTTCCTGCAGATCTATACGCCCGAAGACCGCCACAGCATAGCAATAGAAAATTTATCGGCGGCGCCCGATAGCTTCAACAATAAAATGGGTTTATTGTTATTGGAACCCGGCACCCAAAAAACGCTGACCCTTCATTACCAGGTAAAAACCGGGGAAAGCGCTTAA
- a CDS encoding penicillin-binding transpeptidase domain-containing protein, whose protein sequence is MRYFAGLVFLVLVLAACSSNSVKEEKDLEKFITAEKMTGVFGLFDNAQGSFILSDRKRFRDSAYLPASTFKVVNALIGLETGKVKDDSTVIPWDGITRRVPEWNQDLSMYRAFRVSSVPWFQELARRIGKDTMQRWLDTLGYGRKKGRAVIHQIDSFWLDNSIKMTPDEQLGLMKKLYFDQLPFQRRTGEIVSRMMLMEDNSNYRLSYKTGWGIAENGDSIGWIIGWVEENKHPYFFVLQLRSSDAQVDMPAARLKVLKGILKELGFMEGKK, encoded by the coding sequence ATGCGATATTTTGCTGGGTTAGTTTTTTTAGTGCTGGTATTGGCAGCCTGTTCATCCAATAGCGTGAAGGAAGAGAAGGACCTGGAAAAGTTCATTACTGCTGAAAAAATGACCGGGGTTTTTGGCCTGTTCGATAATGCCCAGGGAAGTTTCATCCTGAGCGACCGCAAGCGCTTTCGGGATAGTGCTTACCTGCCTGCATCTACGTTTAAGGTGGTGAATGCCTTAATTGGCCTGGAAACGGGGAAGGTAAAAGATGATAGTACAGTTATTCCATGGGATGGTATTACCCGCCGGGTGCCTGAATGGAATCAGGACCTTAGTATGTACCGTGCTTTCAGGGTTTCTTCGGTACCCTGGTTCCAGGAACTGGCCAGGCGGATCGGGAAGGATACTATGCAACGTTGGTTGGATACATTGGGTTATGGCCGCAAAAAGGGCCGGGCGGTAATTCACCAAATTGATTCTTTCTGGCTGGATAACAGTATTAAGATGACGCCTGATGAGCAACTTGGACTAATGAAAAAATTGTATTTCGACCAGCTGCCCTTTCAGCGCAGGACGGGGGAGATAGTAAGCCGGATGATGCTTATGGAGGATAACAGTAATTACCGCCTGAGTTATAAAACCGGTTGGGGTATTGCCGAAAACGGTGACTCAATTGGCTGGATCATCGGCTGGGTGGAAGAAAATAAACACCCCTATTTTTTCGTCTTACAATTGCGGTCGTCAGATGCGCAGGTTGATATGCCGGCTGCCCGTCTTAAGGTGCTGAAAGGTATCCTGAAAGAACTAGGTTTTATGGAGGGTAAAAAATAA
- a CDS encoding VWA domain-containing protein produces the protein MFRFEHTYLLSILVLVPVLVGFYLAVLRWKSKTAAIIGDKDLVQVLTRNYSPTRYFWKFFVAISALVFLVLAAANPQTKGEGGKVNRKGLDLMILMDVSKSMLAQDIKPNRLERSKQLVSLLIDQLSDNRIGLVWFAGRAYLQMPLTTDVSAAKMYLQNAGPDAVPTQGTVIGEALKMASNSFNSKEKKYKAVILISDGEDHDPEALKIVKDLAASGVMINTVGVGSPQGATIFDPATNDTKRDANGNTVITRLNELQLRELAQTGNGTYVLLQDPSAAVRTLQAQLATIEQKELQDDAFVQYNTWYFYVLAMVLVLLLLEIYLPERKPMPV, from the coding sequence TTGTTTCGATTTGAACATACATACTTATTGTCTATTCTGGTACTTGTGCCGGTATTGGTCGGTTTTTACCTGGCTGTGCTCCGCTGGAAATCAAAAACTGCGGCTATTATAGGTGATAAAGACTTGGTACAGGTACTAACCCGTAATTATTCCCCCACAAGGTATTTCTGGAAGTTTTTTGTTGCAATTTCTGCTCTGGTATTTTTGGTGTTGGCAGCTGCCAATCCACAGACGAAGGGCGAAGGAGGTAAAGTAAACCGCAAGGGCCTTGACCTGATGATTTTAATGGATGTGAGTAAAAGCATGCTGGCACAGGACATCAAGCCCAACCGGCTGGAAAGGTCGAAACAACTGGTAAGCCTGCTGATTGACCAGTTATCCGATAACCGGATTGGGCTGGTGTGGTTTGCAGGACGGGCCTACCTGCAAATGCCATTGACTACTGATGTTTCGGCGGCAAAAATGTATTTGCAGAATGCCGGTCCCGATGCAGTACCCACCCAGGGAACGGTTATCGGCGAGGCCTTAAAAATGGCTAGCAATTCATTTAATTCCAAGGAAAAAAAATATAAAGCAGTCATTTTGATTTCCGATGGGGAGGACCATGATCCGGAGGCTTTAAAAATAGTAAAGGACCTTGCTGCAAGCGGGGTGATGATCAATACAGTTGGTGTTGGCTCACCCCAGGGAGCCACCATTTTTGATCCCGCTACCAACGATACCAAGCGCGATGCCAATGGCAATACCGTGATCACCAGGCTGAATGAACTGCAATTAAGGGAGTTGGCTCAAACGGGCAATGGCACCTATGTTTTATTGCAGGATCCTTCGGCGGCGGTTAGAACGCTCCAGGCGCAATTGGCCACTATTGAGCAAAAAGAATTGCAGGATGATGCTTTTGTGCAGTACAATACATGGTACTTCTATGTGTTGGCTATGGTGCTTGTTTTACTTTTGCTGGAAATATATTTGCCGGAAAGAAAACCGATGCCTGTATGA
- a CDS encoding tetratricopeptide repeat protein, which translates to MKKISLVIMCGLFGVFQSSAQSSAIREGNKLYKEGRYDDALVAYDKAGKKDPGDLTAMYNRTNTLAKKGDKTAAMDGYYKLIAEGRDAAIRQRSYYDKGVLHQQQQQLDESISAWKSAVILDPEDKMARENLEKALREKKKQEQKKDEQKKDQKDKKEQDKPKPEPQQSKLNQKQVEQLLKALEQKEKEVQKKLQQRTASSHHPEKDW; encoded by the coding sequence ATGAAAAAAATATCCCTGGTTATAATGTGCGGGTTATTTGGCGTGTTCCAGTCGAGCGCACAATCATCGGCTATCCGTGAAGGGAACAAACTGTATAAAGAAGGCCGATATGATGATGCCCTTGTGGCATATGACAAGGCGGGGAAGAAAGACCCTGGCGATTTAACAGCCATGTACAACCGCACAAATACCCTGGCAAAAAAAGGCGATAAAACCGCTGCCATGGACGGGTATTATAAATTGATCGCGGAGGGCCGGGATGCTGCCATCAGGCAAAGATCGTATTATGATAAGGGGGTTTTGCACCAGCAACAACAGCAGCTGGATGAAAGTATTTCTGCCTGGAAATCGGCAGTGATCCTTGATCCGGAAGATAAAATGGCGAGGGAAAATCTTGAAAAGGCCCTTCGGGAAAAGAAAAAGCAGGAGCAAAAGAAAGACGAACAGAAAAAGGACCAGAAAGATAAAAAGGAACAGGATAAGCCCAAGCCCGAACCCCAGCAAAGCAAGCTGAACCAGAAACAGGTGGAACAATTGCTGAAAGCGCTGGAGCAAAAAGAAAAGGAAGTACAGAAAAAACTGCAGCAACGTACCGCCAGTTCCCATCATCCTGAAAAGGATTGGTAA